In the genome of Desulfovibrio aminophilus DSM 12254, one region contains:
- a CDS encoding DUF2238 domain-containing protein, with protein MARFPHILLGLYLVWFAVLAVEPVSREVWVAEALPAAGIVSFLALTWRRFRFSNLAYGLMAFWIFWHTLGAHYTFALVPFGWITDLFGFQRNHFDRVAHFAVGLFAYPILEYVTRRGLARRWAGYVLALAVVMAVAAGYEIVEWWFAVLAGGDAGPAFLGTQGDPWDAQKDMLADTLGALFALLLFRLAGPRPGKA; from the coding sequence ATGGCGCGCTTTCCCCACATCCTGCTCGGGCTGTACCTGGTCTGGTTCGCGGTTCTGGCCGTGGAGCCGGTGTCGCGGGAGGTCTGGGTCGCGGAAGCGCTCCCGGCGGCGGGGATCGTATCGTTCCTGGCGTTGACCTGGCGGCGTTTCCGGTTCTCCAATTTGGCCTATGGGCTCATGGCCTTCTGGATATTCTGGCATACGCTCGGCGCGCACTACACCTTCGCCCTGGTCCCCTTCGGCTGGATCACGGACCTGTTCGGCTTTCAGCGCAACCACTTCGACCGCGTGGCCCATTTCGCGGTGGGCCTTTTCGCCTATCCCATCCTGGAGTACGTGACCCGGCGGGGGCTGGCCCGGCGCTGGGCGGGCTACGTCCTGGCCCTGGCCGTGGTCATGGCCGTGGCCGCGGGCTACGAGATCGTGGAGTGGTGGTTCGCGGTCCTGGCCGGGGGCGACGCCGGACCGGCGTTCCTGGGTACTCAGGGCGACCCCTGGGACGCCCAGAAGGACATGCTGGCCGACACCCTCGGCGCGCTTTTCGCCTTGCTTCTGTTTCGTCTTGCCGGACCCCGGCCCGGCAAGGCATGA
- the era gene encoding GTPase Era, which yields MHKFGVVALMGPPNAGKSTLMNAYLGQKVAIVSPKPQTTRNRISGILTRDDAQIVFLDTPGVHRLRGRMNRYLLESAWQALSGADAAVVLLDGAHYAAKPGAMESDVKPLVEPLKGYGGPVIVGVNKVDAVKDKSRLLPVMEAAGRFFPGAEIVPMSALSGDGREVLLERALAHLPEGPAMYPEDQISTAPVRFLVAEIVREKLFLELRQELPYSTAVEIEHWEEDGDRVRINAVIYVARDTHKSMVIGKGGAMLKKVGTEARAEIEELLGQRAHLELWVKVREDWTEDPGFLRALGLGE from the coding sequence ATGCACAAATTCGGAGTCGTGGCCCTGATGGGGCCGCCCAATGCGGGCAAGAGCACGTTGATGAACGCCTATCTGGGCCAGAAGGTGGCCATCGTCTCGCCCAAGCCGCAGACCACGCGCAACCGCATCAGCGGCATCCTCACGCGGGACGACGCGCAGATCGTGTTTCTGGACACGCCGGGCGTACACCGGTTGAGGGGCCGGATGAACCGCTATCTGCTGGAGTCGGCCTGGCAGGCGCTGAGCGGCGCGGACGCGGCCGTGGTCCTGCTGGACGGCGCGCACTACGCGGCCAAGCCCGGAGCCATGGAATCCGACGTCAAGCCGCTGGTGGAGCCCTTGAAGGGCTACGGCGGGCCGGTGATCGTGGGCGTGAACAAGGTGGACGCGGTCAAGGACAAGTCCCGGCTTTTGCCGGTGATGGAGGCCGCCGGGCGGTTCTTCCCCGGGGCCGAGATCGTGCCCATGTCCGCGCTTTCCGGTGACGGCCGGGAGGTGTTGCTGGAGCGGGCGCTTGCGCATCTGCCCGAGGGCCCGGCCATGTATCCCGAGGACCAGATTTCCACCGCCCCGGTGCGCTTCCTGGTGGCCGAGATCGTGCGCGAAAAGCTCTTCCTGGAGCTGCGCCAGGAGCTGCCCTACTCCACGGCCGTGGAGATCGAGCACTGGGAGGAGGACGGCGACCGGGTGCGGATCAACGCCGTGATTTACGTGGCCCGGGACACGCACAAGTCCATGGTCATCGGCAAGGGCGGGGCCATGCTCAAGAAGGTGGGCACCGAGGCCCGGGCCGAGATCGAGGAGCTGCTGGGCCAGAGGGCGCACCTGGAGCTGTGGGTCAAGGTGCGCGAGGACTGGACCGAGGATCCGGGCTTTCTGCGGGCTCTGGGCCTGGGGGAGTGA
- the topA gene encoding type I DNA topoisomerase, with the protein MSKNLIIVESPAKVKTIGKFLGKDYMVEASVGHVRDLPVRDLGVDEAQGFAPRYQVIKGKEEVVKRLKAAAKKAGQVFLAPDPDREGEAIAWHVAELIKDENQNLSRIQFNEITPRAVREALEHPRELNERLFDSQQARRVLDRLVGYKISPILWKKVKRGISAGRVQSVALKLIVEREKLRRAFRPEEYWPFKALLAAGTPPPFWTELWKNDGKAVKPGSNPIGSAAEAEALHEELSRADFLVDSVEEKKRKRSPLPPYITSTLQQDANNRLGYPAKKTMTIAQRLYEGVDLGDRGTLALITYMRTDSVRIADEARDAARDLILSRFGKDFLPAKPRAYKTKGSAQDAHEAIRPVDVTLSPDQLKPLLPADQFRIYSLIWQRFVASQMADAEFWDTTVTVRAAKTLWRTKGERLLFPGFLAAQAKVAKKDAESAEPEAEEAATADLPKLAPGDRLDVREIRKEQKFTTPPARYSEASLVKELEELGIGRPSTYAAIISTIQDREYVRLEEKRFAPSELGVTVSDQLSEHFPELMDVGFTADMENKLDAVSEGKQDWTALIRHFAEGFYPLLEKAQKEMTRISQDTGVVCDICGKPMAVKFGKTGEFLGCTGYPDCKSIKNFTRDANGAIVVQERGQNQVTDITCDLCGKPMLVKSGSRGEFLGCSGYPDCKGIKNFTRDENGAIVVREAAAQEVVGKCPKCGKDLLLKTARTGSRFIACSGYPDCDYTEPFRTGVKCPNPGCDGELVEKSSRRGKVFYSCSRYPKCDYATWDWPIAETCPDCGHPVLVRKHTKAKGQIIACPKKGCSYSRPVDE; encoded by the coding sequence ATGAGCAAGAACCTGATCATCGTCGAGTCGCCGGCCAAGGTGAAGACCATCGGCAAGTTCCTGGGCAAGGACTACATGGTCGAAGCCTCCGTGGGACACGTGCGCGACCTGCCCGTGCGCGACCTGGGCGTGGACGAGGCCCAGGGCTTCGCCCCCCGCTACCAGGTCATCAAGGGCAAGGAAGAGGTGGTCAAGCGCCTCAAGGCCGCCGCCAAGAAGGCTGGGCAGGTCTTTCTGGCCCCGGACCCCGACCGCGAGGGAGAGGCCATCGCCTGGCACGTGGCCGAGCTCATCAAGGATGAGAACCAGAACCTTTCGCGCATCCAGTTCAACGAGATCACGCCCCGGGCCGTGCGCGAGGCCCTGGAGCACCCCCGCGAACTGAACGAGCGGCTCTTCGACTCCCAGCAGGCCCGCCGCGTCCTCGACCGACTCGTGGGCTACAAGATCAGCCCCATCCTCTGGAAGAAGGTCAAGCGCGGCATCTCCGCCGGGCGCGTGCAGTCCGTGGCCCTCAAGCTCATCGTCGAACGCGAGAAGCTCCGCCGGGCCTTCCGCCCCGAGGAGTACTGGCCGTTCAAGGCCCTGCTCGCCGCCGGGACGCCCCCGCCCTTCTGGACCGAACTCTGGAAGAACGACGGCAAGGCCGTGAAGCCCGGCTCGAATCCCATCGGCTCCGCCGCCGAGGCCGAGGCCCTGCACGAGGAGCTGTCCCGCGCCGACTTCCTCGTGGACTCCGTGGAGGAGAAGAAGCGCAAGCGTTCCCCCCTGCCGCCCTACATCACCTCCACCCTCCAGCAGGACGCCAACAACCGCCTGGGCTACCCGGCCAAGAAGACCATGACCATCGCCCAGCGTCTCTACGAAGGCGTGGACCTGGGCGATCGCGGCACGCTCGCGCTCATCACCTACATGCGTACCGACTCCGTGCGCATCGCGGACGAGGCCCGCGACGCCGCCCGCGACCTGATCCTGTCGCGCTTCGGCAAGGATTTTCTGCCCGCCAAGCCCCGGGCCTACAAGACCAAGGGCAGCGCCCAGGACGCCCACGAAGCCATCCGCCCGGTGGACGTGACCCTGAGCCCCGACCAGCTCAAGCCGCTCCTGCCAGCGGACCAGTTCCGCATCTACTCCCTCATCTGGCAGCGCTTCGTGGCCTCCCAGATGGCCGACGCCGAGTTCTGGGACACCACCGTCACCGTCCGCGCCGCCAAGACCCTCTGGCGGACCAAGGGCGAACGCCTGCTCTTCCCCGGCTTCCTGGCCGCCCAGGCCAAGGTGGCCAAGAAGGACGCCGAGTCCGCCGAGCCCGAGGCCGAGGAGGCCGCCACCGCCGACCTGCCCAAGCTGGCCCCCGGCGACCGCCTGGACGTCCGCGAGATCCGCAAGGAACAGAAATTCACCACCCCGCCCGCCCGCTACTCCGAGGCCTCGCTGGTCAAGGAGCTGGAGGAGCTGGGCATCGGGCGGCCCTCGACCTACGCGGCCATCATTTCCACCATCCAGGACCGCGAGTACGTGCGCCTGGAGGAGAAGCGCTTCGCCCCCAGCGAATTGGGCGTCACGGTCAGCGACCAGCTCTCCGAGCACTTCCCCGAGCTCATGGACGTGGGCTTCACCGCCGACATGGAGAACAAGCTCGACGCCGTGTCCGAGGGCAAGCAGGACTGGACCGCGCTCATCCGCCATTTCGCCGAGGGCTTCTATCCCCTCCTGGAAAAGGCCCAGAAGGAGATGACCCGCATCAGCCAGGACACCGGCGTGGTCTGCGATATCTGCGGCAAGCCCATGGCCGTGAAGTTCGGCAAGACCGGCGAGTTCCTGGGCTGCACCGGCTACCCGGACTGCAAGAGCATCAAGAACTTCACCCGCGACGCGAACGGCGCCATCGTGGTCCAGGAGCGCGGCCAGAACCAGGTCACGGACATCACCTGCGACCTCTGCGGCAAGCCCATGCTCGTCAAGTCCGGCTCCCGGGGCGAGTTCCTGGGCTGCTCCGGCTACCCCGACTGCAAGGGCATCAAGAACTTCACCCGCGACGAGAACGGCGCCATCGTGGTCCGCGAGGCCGCCGCCCAGGAAGTCGTGGGCAAGTGCCCCAAGTGCGGCAAGGATCTCCTGCTCAAGACCGCCCGCACCGGCTCGCGCTTCATCGCCTGCTCCGGCTACCCGGACTGCGACTACACCGAGCCCTTCCGCACCGGCGTCAAATGCCCCAACCCGGGCTGCGACGGCGAACTCGTGGAGAAAAGCTCCCGCCGGGGCAAGGTCTTCTACTCCTGCTCCCGCTACCCCAAGTGCGACTACGCCACCTGGGACTGGCCCATCGCCGAGACCTGCCCGGACTGCGGGCACCCCGTCCTCGTCCGCAAGCACACCAAGGCCAAGGGCCAGATCATCGCCTGCCCCAAAAAGGGCTGCTCCTACTCCCGGCCTGTCGACGAGTAG
- a CDS encoding TPR end-of-group domain-containing protein, which translates to MHRLILALLLLSVLGVGSAWAVESPSSATRPLTKEQVESMVQDQVDQALRAQRPKWEDRIEALSQEYAGRAAGDVKKGVDDALEQARIENAKLEIKVDEAHRNLDRWFGFLTLLIAAISIALGFTASRAVKDAKAHEKEARAILGEINKCHADARQKVQDIQERVASLDALADKPLSPEQRHEVAELAADDSAPMLLRLKAKAYQAGERKDWGMALDMWRALARLDPENAIFAFNAGVTAHKMAGMNPLENRQYFNEAVEFYRQAQSKAPTAWAAFTNHGAALAELANLAPDAGEKKRLLDEAIGLYRQAQSKAPEDANGFSNHGAALAELAKLAPAVEEKKRLLDEAIGLYQQAQSKAPENADAFYNHGSALLSLSMLEQSGKETILQEAERLLNKAYCLSRDTRMGYNFACLWALRDNEENCRQWLEKAREWIQQNCAQFSADAEFDSMRDKKWFQDFVAEVCPDGEGPGDCKEPKSS; encoded by the coding sequence ATGCATCGGCTGATCCTTGCGCTGCTTCTGCTGTCCGTCCTCGGTGTCGGCTCTGCCTGGGCCGTTGAATCCCCTTCTTCCGCCACGCGTCCGCTCACCAAGGAGCAAGTGGAGTCCATGGTCCAGGACCAGGTGGACCAGGCCCTGCGCGCCCAACGGCCAAAATGGGAAGACCGCATTGAGGCCTTGTCCCAGGAATACGCGGGCCGTGCCGCCGGGGATGTGAAAAAGGGCGTGGACGATGCCTTGGAACAGGCCCGGATCGAAAACGCCAAGCTCGAAATCAAGGTCGATGAGGCGCATCGAAATCTGGATAGATGGTTCGGTTTTCTAACGTTATTAATCGCGGCTATATCCATCGCCTTGGGCTTCACGGCCTCTCGCGCTGTAAAAGACGCCAAGGCGCATGAAAAGGAAGCCCGCGCCATCCTGGGGGAGATCAACAAGTGTCACGCGGACGCACGGCAGAAAGTCCAGGACATTCAGGAACGTGTCGCCTCTCTCGATGCCCTTGCGGATAAGCCGCTCTCCCCTGAACAGCGTCATGAAGTTGCGGAATTGGCCGCTGATGATTCTGCACCGATGCTTCTCCGCCTGAAAGCCAAAGCGTATCAAGCTGGTGAGAGAAAAGACTGGGGGATGGCCCTGGATATGTGGAGGGCTTTGGCACGGCTCGATCCAGAGAATGCCATTTTTGCCTTCAATGCCGGGGTCACTGCGCATAAAATGGCGGGTATGAACCCTCTAGAAAATAGACAATATTTCAATGAGGCCGTTGAGTTTTATCGCCAAGCTCAATCCAAAGCGCCGACAGCGTGGGCGGCTTTTACCAACCACGGGGCCGCACTGGCGGAGTTGGCCAATCTTGCTCCTGATGCCGGGGAAAAGAAGCGTTTGCTGGATGAGGCCATCGGCTTGTACCGGCAGGCGCAGTCCAAGGCCCCGGAGGATGCCAACGGCTTCAGCAACCACGGGGCCGCACTGGCGGAGTTGGCCAAGCTTGCTCCTGCTGTTGAAGAAAAGAAGCGCTTGCTGGATGAGGCCATTGGCCTGTACCAGCAGGCCCAGTCCAAGGCCCCGGAAAATGCCGACGCCTTCTATAACCATGGGAGCGCCCTATTATCCCTCTCCATGTTGGAACAATCAGGAAAGGAAACAATATTGCAGGAAGCAGAACGTCTTCTTAATAAGGCTTATTGCTTGTCGCGCGACACGAGAATGGGATATAATTTTGCCTGTCTGTGGGCCTTACGGGACAATGAGGAGAATTGCCGTCAGTGGCTTGAAAAAGCTCGGGAGTGGATTCAACAGAATTGCGCACAATTCAGCGCGGATGCCGAATTTGATTCCATGCGCGATAAGAAGTGGTTCCAAGACTTCGTGGCCGAGGTTTGTCCCGATGGGGAGGGCCCTGGAGACTGCAAGGAACCAAAGTCTTCGTAG
- a CDS encoding glutamine synthetase family protein, whose protein sequence is MEIPVFKCKNADDVMKAVKDYNVSFIQYWFMDILGTLKSFQVTPKELEASFEEGMGFDGSSILGFCRIDESDMVAMPDPTTFQICSWRPTERPVARMFCDIVNPDGTPYVGDSRYCLKRVLAKAAQKGYTFYAGPELEFFLFADEKSTQILDHGGYFDAPPLDLGNNVRRDIIFALEAMGIAIEYSHHEVAPSQHEIDMRYAEGLKMADTVMTYRVVVKEIARKHGCYATFMPKPIFGQNGSGMHVHQSLFKKGKNVFYDANDKYHLSADGKSYIAGILKHAPEFACVTNQWVNSYKRLVPGYEAPVYVAWARRNRSSLVRVPMYKPGKEAATRMELRCPDPAANPYLAFAVMLAAGLKGMEEGYKLCEPIEADIFHMDEKTLKKNKITSLPGSLLEAAQVMKKSALVKETLGEHIFTKLYENKIAEWDRYRIQVTNYELERYLPLM, encoded by the coding sequence ATGGAGATTCCCGTTTTCAAGTGCAAGAACGCCGACGACGTCATGAAGGCGGTGAAGGACTACAACGTCAGCTTCATCCAGTACTGGTTCATGGACATCCTCGGCACACTGAAAAGCTTCCAGGTCACGCCCAAGGAGCTTGAGGCGTCCTTCGAGGAGGGCATGGGCTTCGACGGCTCCTCGATCCTCGGCTTCTGCCGCATCGACGAGTCCGACATGGTGGCCATGCCCGACCCGACCACCTTCCAGATCTGTTCCTGGCGGCCCACCGAGCGTCCGGTGGCCCGGATGTTCTGCGACATCGTCAACCCCGACGGCACCCCCTACGTGGGCGACTCCCGCTACTGCCTGAAGCGCGTCCTGGCCAAGGCCGCCCAGAAGGGCTACACCTTCTACGCCGGTCCCGAACTGGAGTTCTTCCTCTTCGCCGACGAAAAAAGCACCCAGATCCTGGACCACGGCGGCTACTTCGACGCCCCGCCCCTGGACCTCGGCAACAACGTCCGCCGCGACATCATCTTCGCTCTCGAGGCCATGGGCATCGCCATCGAGTACAGCCACCACGAAGTGGCCCCCAGTCAGCATGAGATCGACATGCGCTACGCCGAGGGCCTCAAGATGGCCGACACGGTCATGACCTACCGCGTGGTGGTCAAGGAGATCGCCCGCAAGCACGGCTGCTACGCCACCTTCATGCCCAAGCCCATCTTCGGCCAGAACGGCTCCGGCATGCACGTCCACCAGTCCCTGTTCAAGAAGGGCAAGAACGTCTTCTACGACGCCAACGACAAATACCACCTGTCCGCCGACGGCAAGAGCTACATCGCGGGCATCCTCAAGCACGCCCCCGAGTTCGCCTGCGTGACCAACCAGTGGGTCAACTCCTACAAGCGCCTGGTGCCCGGCTACGAGGCCCCGGTGTACGTGGCCTGGGCCCGCCGCAACCGCTCGTCCCTGGTGCGCGTGCCCATGTACAAGCCCGGCAAGGAAGCCGCCACCCGCATGGAGCTGCGCTGCCCCGATCCGGCCGCCAACCCCTACCTGGCCTTCGCGGTCATGCTGGCCGCCGGCCTCAAGGGCATGGAAGAAGGCTACAAGCTCTGCGAGCCCATCGAGGCCGACATCTTCCACATGGACGAGAAGACCCTCAAGAAGAACAAGATCACGTCCCTGCCCGGCAGCCTCCTGGAGGCCGCCCAGGTCATGAAGAAGTCCGCCCTGGTCAAGGAGACGCTGGGCGAGCACATCTTCACCAAGCTCTACGAGAACAAGATCGCCGAGTGGGACCGTTACCGCATCCAGGTCACCAACTACGAGCTGGAGCGCTACCTGCCCCTGATGTAG
- a CDS encoding M48 family metallopeptidase, producing MFARHFFFFLPLLILSCALAACAPRTSRPTIDPKQTADEVLIQKELVARDYAERERRLHRVAAPLLMRNADLCGDKVKGFTGLYVAQRDAFEDEWRSSVSKIYGLDGRIHVVEVLPDTPAERVGVRVGDVVLALDGTELTQNRKGLYRFQEAMEDQADKGAFSLTLERDGARQEVRVTPVPACDYPVVFEGKEEVNAYATGTHILITKGMVRFCGKDDELAVAMAHELAHNTMGHIDAQAANRMAGTAVDAVFAVLGVRTNRAFTRLGDGAFSQEFEHEADYVGQYYAARAGFDISVAGEFWRRMAVDSPEAITESYTHPTTPERYVALEAARAEIERKKALGEPLVPEMKPSPSPAEPAKAETKKKR from the coding sequence ATGTTCGCGCGCCATTTTTTCTTTTTCCTGCCTCTTCTGATCCTCTCTTGCGCCCTGGCGGCCTGTGCGCCCAGGACCAGCCGCCCCACGATCGACCCGAAGCAGACCGCCGACGAGGTTCTCATCCAGAAGGAGCTGGTGGCTCGCGATTACGCCGAGCGTGAGCGCCGGTTGCACCGGGTCGCGGCCCCCCTGCTGATGCGCAACGCCGATCTGTGCGGCGACAAGGTGAAGGGTTTCACCGGTCTGTACGTGGCGCAACGAGACGCCTTCGAGGATGAATGGCGCTCGTCGGTGTCCAAGATCTACGGCCTGGACGGCAGGATCCATGTGGTTGAGGTGTTGCCGGACACGCCCGCGGAGCGCGTCGGGGTGCGCGTGGGCGACGTGGTGCTGGCCCTCGACGGAACGGAGCTGACCCAGAACCGGAAGGGATTGTACCGGTTTCAGGAAGCTATGGAGGACCAGGCGGACAAGGGAGCCTTTTCGCTCACCCTGGAGCGTGACGGCGCGCGCCAGGAGGTCCGGGTGACGCCGGTTCCGGCCTGCGACTATCCGGTGGTCTTCGAGGGCAAGGAGGAAGTCAACGCCTACGCCACCGGCACGCATATCCTCATCACCAAGGGCATGGTCCGCTTCTGCGGGAAGGACGACGAACTGGCCGTGGCCATGGCCCACGAACTGGCCCACAACACCATGGGACACATCGACGCCCAGGCCGCCAACCGGATGGCCGGGACCGCGGTGGACGCGGTCTTCGCCGTGTTGGGGGTGCGGACGAACCGGGCCTTCACCCGTCTGGGGGACGGGGCCTTCTCCCAGGAGTTCGAGCACGAGGCCGACTATGTGGGGCAATACTATGCGGCCCGGGCGGGGTTCGACATCAGCGTGGCCGGAGAATTCTGGAGGCGCATGGCCGTGGACAGTCCGGAGGCCATCACCGAGAGCTATACGCACCCCACCACTCCCGAGCGCTATGTGGCCTTGGAGGCCGCCCGGGCCGAGATCGAGCGGAAGAAGGCCCTGGGCGAGCCCCTGGTGCCGGAGATGAAGCCTTCGCCCTCCCCCGCCGAGCCCGCCAAGGCCGAAACGAAGAAGAAACGCTAG
- a CDS encoding radical SAM protein produces the protein MPGESTQPSYARLGADELRRRAESALARLSACDLCPRKCGVDRSAGEAGFCHAGRRAVVASYQLHYGEESVLVGRGGSGTVFFSGCNLGCVFCQNWDISHADADGCLEGIEASPEELAGVMLELQSQGAENINLVSPTHVAGQILEALPTALEHGLRLPLVWNSGGYESLETLALLDGVVDIFMPDAKVWDQDVAARILLARDYPETARAAIAEMHRQVGDLELDERGLARKGLLVRHLVLPEGLAGSGEWMHFLAGLSPLTFVNVMGQYRPCGRAGEFPPLDRPVRPGELATAQDAARRAGLTRLDDAPDALPAWILRHIRSD, from the coding sequence ATGCCCGGGGAATCCACGCAGCCGTCCTACGCCCGCCTCGGAGCGGATGAACTGAGGCGAAGAGCCGAATCGGCCCTGGCCCGGCTCTCGGCCTGCGATCTTTGCCCCAGGAAGTGCGGCGTCGACCGTTCGGCCGGGGAAGCCGGGTTCTGCCATGCCGGGCGGCGGGCGGTGGTGGCTTCGTATCAGCTCCACTACGGCGAGGAGTCCGTGCTGGTGGGCCGGGGCGGCTCCGGGACCGTCTTCTTCTCCGGCTGCAACCTGGGCTGCGTGTTCTGCCAGAACTGGGACATCAGCCACGCGGACGCGGATGGATGCCTGGAAGGCATCGAGGCCTCGCCGGAGGAGTTGGCCGGGGTCATGCTGGAACTCCAGTCCCAAGGCGCGGAGAACATCAACCTCGTGAGCCCCACGCACGTGGCGGGGCAAATCCTGGAGGCCCTGCCCACGGCCCTGGAGCACGGCCTGCGCCTGCCACTGGTCTGGAACTCCGGCGGCTACGAGTCGCTGGAGACGCTGGCCCTGCTGGACGGGGTGGTGGACATCTTCATGCCCGACGCCAAGGTCTGGGACCAGGACGTCGCGGCCCGCATCCTCCTGGCCCGGGACTACCCGGAGACGGCGCGGGCGGCCATCGCCGAGATGCACCGCCAGGTGGGCGACCTGGAACTGGACGAACGGGGTCTGGCGCGGAAGGGGCTGCTGGTCCGGCACCTGGTCCTGCCCGAGGGACTGGCTGGAAGCGGAGAATGGATGCATTTCCTGGCCGGGCTGTCGCCGTTGACCTTCGTGAACGTCATGGGCCAGTATCGGCCGTGCGGCCGTGCCGGAGAATTTCCCCCTCTGGACCGTCCCGTGCGGCCCGGGGAATTGGCGACGGCCCAGGATGCGGCCCGCCGGGCCGGGCTCACGCGCCTGGACGACGCCCCGGACGCCCTGCCGGCGTGGATTCTCCGCCACATCCGGTCGGACTGA
- a CDS encoding Nramp family divalent metal transporter — protein MPLKKLLRRFREIHAPRLTAWELWKYVGPGLLVTVGFIDPGNWASNVAAGAGYGYELLWMVSLSTVMLIVLQHNAAHLGIATGLCLSEAATRHLSKPLSRALLGSAVLAAVATALAEILGGAIALSMLFGLPIPLGAALTTAVVVWMLYSNSYRRLEKYIIAFVSLIGLCFLFELHLAPIDWGPAMRGWVTPSLPEGSMVIVMSVLGAVVMPHNLFLHSEVIQSRQWNRESPEIIQRQLRYEFLDTLFSMGVGWAINSAMILVAAATFFAQGLQVDALEQAQAMLGPLLGDSAALVFALALLMAGISSSVTAGMAGGSIFAGIFDEPYDIKDFHSRVGVGLTLFGALAAIFFVSDPFRGLVVSQMLLSVQLPLTILLQLMLTSSKKVMGPYVNTAWHTFVLVCIAVAVIALNMKLLWDSL, from the coding sequence ATGCCCTTGAAAAAACTGCTTCGCCGCTTCCGGGAGATCCACGCACCCCGGCTCACGGCCTGGGAACTCTGGAAATACGTCGGCCCGGGCCTGCTCGTCACGGTCGGCTTCATCGACCCCGGCAACTGGGCCTCCAACGTGGCCGCCGGGGCGGGCTACGGCTACGAGCTGCTCTGGATGGTCAGCCTGTCCACGGTCATGCTCATCGTGCTCCAGCACAACGCCGCCCACCTCGGCATCGCCACGGGCCTCTGCCTCTCCGAGGCCGCCACCCGCCATCTGTCCAAGCCTCTGTCCCGCGCGCTCCTGGGCTCGGCCGTGCTGGCCGCCGTGGCCACGGCCCTGGCCGAAATCCTCGGTGGAGCCATCGCCCTGTCCATGCTCTTCGGCCTGCCCATCCCCCTGGGCGCGGCCCTGACCACGGCCGTGGTGGTCTGGATGCTCTACTCCAACTCCTACCGGCGGCTGGAGAAATACATCATCGCCTTCGTCTCGCTCATCGGCCTCTGCTTCCTCTTCGAGTTGCACCTAGCCCCCATCGACTGGGGCCCGGCCATGCGCGGCTGGGTCACGCCCAGCCTGCCCGAGGGCTCCATGGTCATCGTCATGAGCGTGCTCGGGGCCGTGGTCATGCCCCACAACCTCTTTCTGCACTCCGAGGTGATCCAGAGCCGCCAGTGGAACCGCGAGTCGCCGGAGATCATCCAGCGCCAGCTCCGCTACGAGTTCCTGGACACCCTCTTCTCCATGGGCGTGGGCTGGGCCATCAACAGCGCCATGATCCTCGTGGCCGCGGCCACCTTCTTCGCCCAGGGCCTCCAGGTGGACGCCCTGGAGCAGGCCCAGGCCATGCTCGGCCCCCTGCTCGGGGACTCGGCGGCCCTGGTCTTCGCCCTGGCCCTGCTCATGGCCGGGATCTCCTCCAGCGTCACGGCGGGCATGGCCGGGGGCTCCATCTTCGCGGGCATCTTCGACGAGCCCTACGACATCAAGGACTTCCACAGCCGAGTGGGCGTGGGCCTGACCCTCTTCGGGGCCCTGGCCGCCATCTTCTTCGTCTCCGACCCCTTCCGGGGTCTGGTCGTGTCCCAGATGCTTCTTTCGGTGCAACTGCCCCTGACCATCCTGCTCCAGCTCATGCTGACCTCCTCGAAAAAAGTCATGGGCCCCTATGTGAATACCGCCTGGCACACCTTCGTGCTCGTCTGCATCGCCGTCGCCGTCATTGCATTGAACATGAAGCTGCTTTGGGATTCCCTATGA